From Scytonema millei VB511283, the proteins below share one genomic window:
- the sbcC gene encoding exonuclease subunit SbcC, whose protein sequence is MIPVQLILKNFLSYRETTLDFSGLHIACICGSNGAGKSSLLEAITWAVWGQSRAVAEDDIIHSGAKEVRVDFLFYSDRHKYRVIRTRYRGQSSSLEFQVETPQGFRSLTEKGVRATQSLILEHVKLDYETFINSAYLRQGRADEFMLKRPNERKEILAELLKLHRYDELEERAKDLSKSFRAQADQLEQTLQSIATQLQQQEAIATQLAEIEAQVNQLQQEQAFDEIQLKSLQVIRSQQQNWEQQLSFLKQQSQNLTADRDRLQQEHLAIESQLAAVAEILDRESEIKAGYQHYQNLLGQEEEFSAKFQEYTHAQQQRTQLQQQLVQQVNELQRQLQRAEGQLVILQQQEQETQQALSKSAEVEAGVLQLAAARDRLANLDRLQLQVSPLIQRRNTLQAQIDKVQARLTAKLEELETQQITLSQQQSTQSQLQQTATEVAVQIEQLEKDKVYIERVREKGQERRHFLERLQEQQREFEKQLGEVEQKIQMLSVPDAVCPLCERPLDEHHWNRVVDKTKEQKRDTEEQFIVVREQLVVTETEIQELRRRYREVAQKLTQYDALREQRGQVIAQLSASDELQSRLEQIAAEKQHLERSLAQGDYAADLQTELNQLNSQLQQLNYSEESHALARSEVDKLRWAEVRQAQIKDAQKRQAQIIARQPEMRTQIDDLSQQIEQYQVESECAKQIAAIASRIDRIGYDPDRHSALRTAIRQAQAWQLSYQQLLSAQEQYPQLEQRSRDLAAAVQARTAERQVIAVQIEEVIQKLEQSPNTTTESQTLESQLAFRRRQLDDRLSQLGRLQQQSQQLAAMQAQHEQQQQQLQVARRQQRVYQELGQAFGKNGIQALMIENLLPQLEAETNQLLARLSANQLHVQFITQKTGRSGRAAKKNAKTIDTLDILIADARGTRPYETYSGGEAFRINFAIRLALARLLAQRAGASLQLLIVDEGFGTQDQEGCDRLIAAVNAIAADFSCILAVTHMPYFKEAFQARIEVVKTQNGSQLSLSM, encoded by the coding sequence ATGATTCCAGTCCAACTTATACTCAAAAACTTCCTCAGTTATCGCGAGACGACTCTTGATTTTAGCGGACTACATATTGCCTGTATATGTGGCTCGAATGGCGCGGGTAAATCGTCTCTACTGGAAGCGATTACCTGGGCGGTTTGGGGTCAGAGTCGTGCTGTCGCCGAAGATGATATCATTCATTCTGGAGCAAAAGAAGTACGGGTTGATTTTCTGTTTTACAGCGATCGCCACAAATATCGCGTGATTCGTACCCGTTACCGAGGACAAAGCAGTTCCCTAGAGTTTCAAGTTGAAACGCCACAAGGTTTTCGCTCGCTGACTGAAAAGGGAGTCCGAGCCACTCAGTCATTAATTTTAGAACACGTTAAGCTGGACTACGAAACATTTATTAACTCAGCTTACTTGCGTCAGGGACGAGCTGATGAATTCATGCTCAAGCGCCCAAACGAGCGCAAAGAAATTTTGGCGGAGTTACTCAAACTGCATCGTTATGACGAACTAGAAGAACGGGCAAAAGATCTGTCGAAATCTTTTCGCGCTCAAGCCGATCAACTAGAGCAGACTTTGCAATCGATCGCCACCCAATTACAACAGCAAGAAGCGATCGCCACTCAGCTAGCAGAAATTGAAGCTCAAGTCAACCAGTTGCAGCAAGAACAAGCTTTTGACGAGATTCAACTCAAAAGCTTACAAGTCATCCGCAGCCAACAACAAAACTGGGAACAACAATTAAGTTTCCTCAAACAGCAATCTCAAAATTTAACGGCAGATCGCGATCGCCTCCAACAAGAGCATTTAGCGATCGAGTCTCAACTGGCAGCTGTAGCAGAGATTTTAGATCGAGAGTCAGAAATTAAAGCCGGATACCAACATTACCAAAATCTCTTGGGGCAGGAAGAAGAATTCAGCGCCAAATTTCAGGAATATACCCACGCCCAACAACAACGGACTCAATTACAGCAGCAACTCGTACAACAAGTTAACGAACTTCAGCGCCAATTACAACGTGCTGAAGGTCAACTCGTTATTTTACAGCAGCAAGAACAGGAAACCCAACAAGCTCTGAGCAAATCGGCGGAAGTAGAAGCAGGAGTCTTACAACTCGCCGCCGCCCGCGATCGCTTGGCAAATTTAGATCGGCTGCAACTCCAAGTCTCTCCTTTAATCCAGCGGCGTAATACCCTGCAAGCTCAAATTGATAAAGTCCAAGCGCGGTTAACTGCGAAACTAGAAGAACTGGAAACGCAACAAATTACCTTGAGCCAGCAGCAATCGACTCAGTCACAGTTACAACAAACCGCGACAGAAGTAGCAGTCCAAATCGAGCAGCTAGAGAAAGATAAAGTCTATATCGAACGGGTACGGGAAAAAGGACAGGAACGCCGCCATTTTCTCGAACGCCTGCAAGAGCAACAACGAGAATTTGAAAAGCAATTAGGAGAAGTCGAGCAAAAAATTCAGATGCTCTCCGTACCGGATGCGGTGTGTCCCTTGTGCGAGCGTCCTTTGGACGAACATCATTGGAATCGCGTGGTAGACAAAACTAAAGAACAGAAAAGGGATACTGAAGAACAATTTATAGTTGTCCGAGAACAGCTGGTAGTCACGGAAACTGAAATTCAAGAACTGCGACGACGATATCGGGAAGTCGCGCAGAAACTTACCCAATACGATGCTTTACGAGAGCAACGGGGACAGGTGATCGCGCAACTATCTGCTAGCGATGAGTTGCAAAGTCGCTTGGAACAAATTGCAGCAGAAAAACAACACCTAGAGCGATCGCTAGCTCAGGGAGACTACGCCGCCGATTTACAAACAGAATTAAATCAACTCAATTCCCAACTTCAACAACTCAACTACAGCGAAGAAAGCCATGCTTTAGCGCGGAGCGAAGTTGATAAATTACGATGGGCAGAAGTGCGACAAGCACAAATTAAAGATGCTCAAAAGCGACAGGCACAAATTATCGCCCGACAACCGGAGATGAGAACGCAAATTGACGATCTGTCTCAGCAAATTGAGCAATACCAAGTTGAGTCTGAATGTGCCAAACAAATCGCCGCGATCGCCAGTCGGATTGATCGGATCGGTTACGATCCAGATCGACACAGCGCCCTCAGAACGGCAATTCGACAAGCCCAAGCATGGCAATTGAGCTATCAACAACTGCTCTCGGCTCAAGAACAATATCCTCAACTAGAGCAGCGATCGCGTGATTTAGCGGCAGCAGTACAAGCCAGAACCGCCGAACGCCAAGTTATTGCCGTTCAGATTGAAGAAGTAATTCAAAAACTAGAACAGTCTCCCAACACGACAACGGAAAGTCAAACTTTAGAATCGCAATTGGCGTTTCGTCGCCGCCAACTCGACGATCGCCTCAGCCAGTTAGGACGCTTGCAGCAGCAATCTCAACAATTAGCTGCGATGCAGGCTCAACACGAACAACAGCAGCAACAGCTCCAAGTCGCTCGTCGGCAACAGCGAGTTTATCAAGAATTAGGGCAGGCGTTTGGCAAAAATGGCATTCAAGCGCTGATGATTGAAAATCTACTCCCTCAACTCGAAGCCGAAACCAATCAATTGTTAGCGCGACTGTCTGCCAACCAGTTGCACGTCCAATTTATTACTCAAAAAACCGGACGTAGCGGACGCGCGGCGAAAAAAAATGCCAAAACGATCGACACCTTAGATATCTTAATTGCCGATGCACGGGGAACCAGACCTTACGAAACTTACTCTGGCGGCGAGGCATTTCGGATTAACTTTGCCATTAGACTAGCGCTAGCGAGATTGTTAGCCCAAAGAGCAGGAGCATCTTTACAATTGTTGATCGTCGATGAAGGTTTTGGCACGCAAGACCAAGAAGGATGCGATCGCCTAATTGCCGCAGTAAACGCGATTGCGGCTGACTTTTCCTGCATTCTCGCAGTAACGCACATGCCCTATTTCAAAGAAGCTTTCCAAGCCCGGATCGAAGTTGTCAAAACGCAAAATGGCTCGCAGTTGAGTTTGTCAATGTAA
- a CDS encoding DJ-1/PfpI family protein, producing the protein MTAKKILMLVGDYVEDYEVMVPFQALQMVGHTVHAVCPDKKVGEKVRTAIHDFEGDQTYSEKPGHNFALNASFDEVKAENYDALVIPGGRAPEYIRLNQKVLDITRHFAQTNKPIAAICHGLQVLAAADVLQGKSCTAYPACGPDVMKTGGLYVHIPPDEAMVDGNLVTAPAWLAHPNWLAEFLKLLGTKIEHLSGSREQGTGSREQLSSKS; encoded by the coding sequence ATGACGGCGAAAAAAATTTTGATGCTGGTTGGTGACTATGTAGAAGATTATGAAGTCATGGTTCCATTCCAGGCGCTACAGATGGTAGGGCATACAGTTCATGCTGTTTGTCCTGATAAAAAAGTTGGGGAAAAGGTACGCACGGCGATCCACGATTTTGAAGGCGACCAAACTTACAGCGAGAAGCCGGGACATAACTTTGCCTTAAATGCCTCCTTCGACGAGGTTAAAGCCGAAAACTACGACGCTTTAGTTATACCAGGTGGAAGAGCGCCAGAATATATCCGCCTCAATCAAAAAGTTTTGGATATCACACGCCACTTTGCCCAAACCAACAAACCAATTGCGGCAATTTGTCACGGCTTACAAGTCTTAGCAGCCGCCGATGTTTTACAAGGTAAGAGTTGCACTGCATACCCAGCCTGTGGACCCGATGTAATGAAGACTGGTGGTTTATACGTTCACATACCTCCAGATGAGGCAATGGTGGATGGAAATCTAGTTACAGCACCCGCATGGCTCGCTCATCCTAACTGGTTAGCAGAATTTCTCAAGTTGTTGGGAACCAAAATCGAGCATTTATCAGGGAGCAGGGAGCAGGGAACAGGGAGCAGGGAGCAGTTATCGAGTAAAAGTTAG
- a CDS encoding ABC transporter ATP-binding protein has product MSANAIRTTQLCRSFGSVTALDNLSLEVPQGIVFGFLGANGSGKTTTIRLLLGILEPTAGQAEVLGFDCRTHSHAIRQRTGALLEHPGLYERLSAEDNLEFYARAWRIPTAKRRSRIQELLSHMGLWQRRHQRVGEWSRGMKQKLAIARAMLHSPPLIFLDEPTIGLDPVAAAALRDNIQEMVAREGVTVFLTTHNLAEAEKLCQQVGVIRQGKLLAVGHPDELRSQAGNPKLEIIGRGFTANAIDWLESQPLIAEIDISKINNESDRLTISLHQFISAAPIVKMLVQAGVEVEEVRKLSPTLEEVFLSLMEQ; this is encoded by the coding sequence ATGAGTGCTAATGCAATTCGGACTACTCAACTGTGTCGAAGTTTTGGTAGTGTCACGGCTTTGGACAACTTATCGCTGGAAGTCCCTCAAGGAATTGTGTTTGGCTTTTTGGGGGCGAATGGTTCTGGTAAAACTACGACAATTAGGCTTCTACTAGGAATTTTAGAGCCAACGGCTGGTCAAGCTGAAGTGCTGGGTTTTGATTGCCGTACCCATTCCCATGCTATTCGCCAGCGCACGGGTGCTTTGTTGGAACACCCAGGACTTTACGAACGACTCAGTGCAGAAGATAACTTAGAATTTTATGCCCGAGCTTGGCGCATTCCTACAGCCAAAAGGCGATCGCGGATTCAAGAATTACTTTCACACATGGGTTTGTGGCAGCGCCGCCATCAAAGAGTAGGAGAATGGAGTCGGGGCATGAAACAAAAACTCGCGATCGCTAGGGCGATGTTACATTCTCCCCCGTTAATCTTTCTCGACGAACCCACCATCGGACTCGATCCCGTCGCTGCTGCTGCTTTGCGCGACAACATTCAGGAAATGGTAGCGCGAGAAGGAGTGACAGTATTCTTAACGACTCATAACTTGGCAGAAGCCGAAAAATTGTGTCAGCAAGTCGGCGTGATTCGTCAAGGTAAACTTTTAGCAGTGGGACATCCCGATGAATTGCGATCGCAAGCTGGCAATCCCAAACTAGAAATTATCGGACGTGGATTTACAGCAAATGCGATCGATTGGTTAGAGTCTCAACCGCTCATTGCTGAGATTGACATTTCTAAAATTAACAATGAGAGCGATCGCTTAACTATTTCCCTACATCAATTCATCAGTGCTGCTCCCATCGTCAAAATGTTAGTCCAAGCTGGAGTAGAAGTAGAAGAAGTCCGCAAACTCAGCCCTACGCTGGAAGAGGTTTTCTTAAGCTTGATGGAACAGTAG
- the lysS gene encoding lysine--tRNA ligase has translation MAEEDIRATRLEKVEQLRQLGLNPYAYRWESTHHAAQLQEKYADLPSGEEVEIEVAIAGRIIARRVFGKLAFFGLQDETGTIQLYLDKKRIDTAMAEIDSDAFNHLKQLTDAGDILGAKGTIKRTEKGELSVFVNQYAILTKSLLPLPDKWHGLTDVAKRYRQRYVDLIVNPEVRQTFRRRAQITAGIRRFLEQQGFIEIETPVLQAEAGGADARPFITHHNTLEIDLYLRIATELHLKRLVVGGFEKVFELGRIFRNEGVSTRHNPEFTSIEIYQAYADYHDVMQLVENIITTVTQEVLGTLQITYQGEAIDLTPPWRRVTMHALVQEKTGLDFNAFSSLDEAKAAAKQAGIQAVEECASIGKLLNETFEQTCEATLIQPTYVIDYPVEISPLSKPHRSKPGLVERFELFVAGRETANGFSELSDPIDQRQRLEAQAARKAAGDLEAHGVDEDFLTALEYGLPPTGGVGIGIDRLVMLLTDCASIRDAIAFPLLKPEASE, from the coding sequence ATGGCAGAAGAAGATATCCGTGCCACGCGGTTAGAGAAAGTCGAGCAGTTGCGGCAGTTGGGTTTAAACCCCTATGCTTATCGTTGGGAATCTACCCACCATGCAGCTCAATTACAAGAAAAGTATGCCGACTTACCCAGTGGGGAAGAGGTAGAAATAGAAGTAGCGATCGCAGGGAGAATCATCGCGCGCCGCGTTTTTGGCAAACTGGCTTTCTTCGGCTTGCAAGATGAGACTGGCACGATCCAGTTATATCTAGATAAAAAAAGAATCGATACTGCGATGGCAGAAATCGATTCAGATGCCTTCAACCATCTGAAGCAACTGACAGACGCAGGGGACATCTTGGGCGCAAAAGGGACGATCAAACGCACGGAAAAGGGCGAATTATCGGTTTTTGTTAACCAATACGCTATTCTTACCAAATCTTTACTTCCCTTACCTGATAAGTGGCATGGCTTGACTGATGTAGCTAAGCGCTATCGTCAGCGCTACGTAGATTTAATCGTCAATCCAGAAGTCCGACAAACTTTTCGCCGTCGCGCTCAAATTACGGCAGGCATTCGCCGCTTTTTGGAGCAGCAGGGTTTTATTGAAATTGAAACTCCTGTACTACAAGCAGAAGCAGGCGGGGCTGATGCTCGTCCCTTCATCACGCATCACAACACCCTAGAGATAGATTTGTATCTGCGGATTGCCACAGAGCTTCATCTCAAGCGGTTGGTTGTGGGTGGATTTGAGAAAGTCTTTGAATTGGGGCGAATTTTTCGTAACGAGGGCGTTTCTACCCGCCACAACCCAGAATTTACTTCGATTGAAATTTACCAAGCCTACGCCGATTATCACGACGTTATGCAATTGGTAGAAAATATCATTACTACCGTGACGCAGGAAGTCTTAGGCACGCTGCAAATTACTTATCAAGGTGAGGCGATCGATCTCACACCCCCGTGGCGCAGGGTTACGATGCACGCTCTCGTACAGGAGAAAACAGGGTTAGACTTCAACGCTTTCTCAAGTTTAGACGAAGCAAAGGCGGCGGCGAAACAAGCAGGAATTCAAGCGGTTGAGGAATGTGCTTCGATTGGCAAACTCTTGAATGAGACGTTTGAACAAACTTGTGAAGCAACACTGATTCAACCTACATATGTTATTGATTATCCAGTGGAAATTTCGCCGCTTTCCAAGCCTCACCGCTCGAAACCTGGTTTAGTAGAGCGATTTGAATTATTTGTCGCTGGGCGCGAAACCGCCAACGGATTTTCTGAGTTGAGCGATCCGATCGATCAAAGACAGCGATTAGAAGCTCAAGCAGCCCGTAAAGCAGCCGGAGATTTAGAAGCTCACGGAGTAGACGAAGACTTTCTCACAGCTTTAGAGTATGGCTTGCCACCTACGGGCGGTGTCGGCATCGGGATCGATCGCCTGGTGATGCTCTTAACTGATTGTGCCAGTATTCGGGATGCGATCGCCTTTCCTTTGCTCAAACCAGAAGCGAGTGAATAG
- a CDS encoding M48 family metallopeptidase: protein MPTYPDISCETFRHPLDRQAEQALRSLPGFDLVATQFIKFFYERPQMVYHMGNSIQVGARQYSSLYQIFRECVRDLDISPEPILFVSQTPVVNAYALGQEEPNIVLNTGLLDLLTPTEIRTVIAHELGHLKCGHTILIQMATWVISTANYIGARTLGLGNLVSSGLVFAFYEWKRKAELSADRAALMVMDDLKPVMQTMMKLAGGSIQYGHECSLDEFIRQAERFQELDQDSLNQVYKFLLYNNFPQNLFLTHPFAVERITYLQQWANSAEYGQIRQGNYSRSPAQNAVNVQPESSPSAATEDLRRQIEELQREIDRIKKRGEE from the coding sequence ATGCCAACTTATCCAGACATTTCTTGCGAAACTTTTCGCCATCCGCTCGATCGTCAAGCGGAACAAGCCTTACGGAGTTTACCAGGTTTTGATTTGGTAGCGACACAATTCATCAAATTTTTCTACGAACGCCCCCAAATGGTCTATCACATGGGCAACAGCATTCAAGTGGGAGCGCGCCAGTATTCTAGCCTCTACCAAATTTTTCGCGAATGCGTTCGCGATTTGGATATTTCTCCAGAACCTATTTTGTTCGTGTCTCAAACTCCCGTCGTCAATGCCTATGCTCTCGGTCAGGAGGAGCCTAATATCGTTCTCAACACTGGACTGTTGGATCTGTTGACTCCTACAGAAATTCGCACAGTGATAGCACACGAATTAGGTCACCTCAAATGCGGTCATACAATTTTGATCCAAATGGCAACTTGGGTGATTTCCACGGCTAACTATATTGGAGCTAGAACTCTAGGGTTGGGAAATTTAGTCAGTAGTGGATTGGTATTTGCCTTCTACGAATGGAAGCGGAAAGCCGAGTTATCAGCCGATCGAGCAGCCTTGATGGTGATGGACGATCTTAAACCAGTCATGCAAACGATGATGAAGCTAGCTGGAGGTAGCATTCAGTACGGTCACGAATGCAGCTTAGACGAGTTTATCCGACAAGCAGAAAGATTTCAAGAACTCGACCAAGATAGCTTGAACCAAGTTTATAAATTTTTGCTTTACAATAACTTTCCCCAAAATTTGTTTCTGACGCACCCGTTTGCGGTAGAACGGATAACTTATCTGCAACAATGGGCAAATTCTGCTGAATATGGTCAAATTCGCCAAGGAAATTATTCGCGATCGCCTGCCCAAAACGCAGTTAACGTACAACCCGAATCATCCCCATCTGCCGCAACAGAGGATTTACGCCGTCAAATTGAAGAACTACAACGCGAGATCGATCGAATCAAGAAGAGGGGTGAGGAGTGA
- a CDS encoding helicase C-terminal domain-containing protein, producing the protein MIEVEVHYSLHNFLRSQAEAAWSHHLTMARLVARALRLGRSALIQVGAGCGYQGRYRLSYLAPALLWQSPAVIVATEEVQQRLLRVEIPPLQQWLQTNKSIIVGDRWIHPDFQGILLITPAAWLQAQWAGTGDFPPNIPTLIDGVDDLEDWARSQLTVSIHPGNWDELMLAYPDRAEVIREARVQLTKAVFQHPANPYESYLISPGEQEILTELFTRLGDQGAGSREQREQRSRGAEGATTNYQLPKNWYLFQQRSQTPDCLLWMSLNRSQGLFSLYCAPAEVASALAPIWTRQPVVFMGSALDRETEATTYRKRLGLPEELTCLKFAGDRHNESIQLYTPERFPLPNTPQYQPALMREIYASIGVTVSPGLTMILVGDLPLKQQIGAQLAAEFGSRVQVEKTSLDENSILVSGWDFWQQHQGILPVPQLTIITTLPIPSLEHPIVAGRVEYYKRSRQDWFALYLLPAALNQLQRAIAPMRDRQGVVALLDSRVLHRSYGQQVLAALSPSARCNYLDASLFAKEE; encoded by the coding sequence GTGATTGAAGTAGAAGTACATTATTCCCTGCATAACTTCCTGCGATCGCAGGCAGAAGCTGCATGGTCGCATCATTTGACGATGGCGCGACTCGTAGCTAGAGCTTTGCGGCTCGGACGTAGTGCTTTGATTCAGGTGGGTGCTGGTTGCGGCTATCAGGGACGTTATCGCCTGAGCTATCTAGCGCCAGCTCTACTTTGGCAATCTCCGGCGGTGATAGTAGCAACAGAGGAAGTGCAACAGCGTCTCTTGCGAGTAGAAATTCCGCCTCTACAGCAATGGCTGCAAACGAATAAAAGTATTATCGTCGGCGATCGCTGGATTCATCCCGATTTTCAAGGTATTTTACTCATTACCCCTGCGGCTTGGCTGCAAGCTCAATGGGCGGGAACGGGCGATTTTCCCCCCAACATTCCGACACTAATTGATGGAGTGGACGATCTAGAAGACTGGGCGCGATCGCAACTAACTGTTAGCATTCATCCTGGTAACTGGGACGAATTGATGCTAGCTTATCCCGATCGGGCAGAAGTCATTCGGGAGGCGCGAGTCCAACTGACAAAAGCCGTTTTCCAACACCCAGCTAACCCCTACGAGAGCTATCTCATCTCCCCAGGGGAGCAAGAGATTTTGACGGAGCTATTTACTAGACTAGGAGACCAGGGAGCAGGGAGCAGGGAGCAGAGGGAGCAGAGGAGCAGGGGAGCAGAGGGAGCAACTACCAATTATCAATTACCTAAAAACTGGTATTTATTCCAACAGCGATCGCAAACACCAGACTGCTTGTTGTGGATGAGTCTAAACCGCTCTCAAGGCTTATTTTCACTCTACTGCGCTCCCGCAGAGGTGGCTTCGGCTCTTGCACCAATTTGGACTCGACAGCCTGTAGTCTTCATGGGTAGTGCCTTAGATCGAGAAACAGAGGCTACGACTTATCGCAAGCGCTTGGGTTTACCAGAAGAACTTACTTGTTTGAAATTTGCTGGCGATCGCCACAACGAATCAATTCAACTCTACACGCCAGAACGTTTTCCTTTACCCAATACCCCCCAATATCAACCCGCTTTGATGCGAGAAATTTATGCTTCGATTGGTGTGACAGTATCGCCAGGATTAACGATGATTTTAGTTGGCGATTTGCCTTTAAAACAGCAAATCGGGGCGCAATTAGCCGCAGAGTTTGGTTCGCGGGTACAGGTAGAAAAAACGAGTTTGGATGAGAATAGCATTCTCGTCAGCGGTTGGGATTTTTGGCAGCAGCATCAAGGTATCTTGCCAGTACCGCAACTCACAATTATTACAACATTACCCATACCATCTCTAGAGCATCCAATTGTGGCGGGTCGAGTCGAATACTATAAGCGATCGCGTCAAGACTGGTTTGCTCTTTATCTATTACCTGCGGCTTTAAATCAATTACAACGAGCGATCGCGCCTATGCGCGATCGTCAAGGAGTCGTAGCTTTACTAGATAGTCGCGTATTACACCGCAGTTACGGACAGCAGGTACTTGCAGCTCTCAGCCCTTCGGCTAGATGTAATTATTTAGATGCTAGTTTGTTTGCGAAAGAGGAGTGA
- a CDS encoding DUF2839 domain-containing protein, which translates to MGEAKRRKAALGDKYGQEAQIFPWLPVSKSQAQKLTQWSTRISWIGIGLLVASWVTIRFIGPAFGWWQTVD; encoded by the coding sequence ATGGGAGAAGCAAAGCGTCGTAAAGCTGCCTTGGGAGATAAGTATGGTCAAGAAGCACAAATCTTTCCCTGGCTTCCCGTGAGTAAGAGTCAAGCACAGAAACTTACGCAGTGGAGTACTCGCATTAGTTGGATTGGTATTGGACTATTAGTTGCTTCCTGGGTCACAATTCGATTTATTGGACCCGCCTTTGGTTGGTGGCAAACTGTTGATTAG
- a CDS encoding DUF1815 family protein: MFLRLAEQHRQYVQDLVMNLQALAIVLERRGYPASCYTCGGQMSSASFMVSLADNHLIRFLVSDYGITWTEMRDDRELMKLEGAEAISQLQELANLVKNSISPSESPKLITKRA, translated from the coding sequence GTGTTTCTGAGATTGGCAGAGCAACACCGACAATACGTCCAAGATCTGGTAATGAACCTCCAAGCCTTGGCGATTGTACTAGAGCGGCGGGGATATCCTGCCTCTTGTTATACTTGCGGCGGACAAATGAGCAGTGCCTCATTTATGGTCAGTTTGGCAGATAATCATCTGATTCGGTTTTTGGTGTCCGATTACGGTATTACCTGGACTGAAATGAGAGACGATCGCGAACTCATGAAGTTGGAAGGTGCAGAGGCAATTAGTCAGTTACAAGAACTGGCTAATTTAGTCAAAAACTCTATCTCACCCAGTGAGTCGCCTAAGTTGATAACAAAGCGAGCGTAA
- a CDS encoding MBL fold metallo-hydrolase, with the protein MKLTRIDLNSWLLEIAGLRVLIDPWLVDPLVFYGQPWLFSASHLQPLVYTPATLPKIDLILISQGLDDHCHKPTLEKLDRQIPVVASPTAAKIVKSLGYTAVCSLTPGQTEILGALNITAVTGAPVQGQVENGYFLKDVESGETVYYEPHWFQSEKVTAQFQGTVDVAIAPIIGQVFPLLGQVIMGSTEAMHLIQTLHPRVFVPTSLGEIEARGILPMLIRSIGSVEEFSDRLAASGLKTQLLLPAAGETLAIEPIKL; encoded by the coding sequence ATGAAACTGACTAGAATCGATTTAAATAGCTGGTTATTAGAAATTGCTGGGCTGAGAGTGCTGATCGATCCGTGGCTGGTCGATCCGTTAGTTTTTTATGGGCAACCTTGGCTATTTTCCGCTTCTCATCTCCAGCCACTTGTTTACACGCCAGCTACATTACCAAAAATAGATTTAATTTTAATTTCTCAAGGTTTGGACGATCATTGTCACAAGCCCACGTTAGAAAAATTAGATCGTCAAATTCCGGTGGTAGCTTCGCCTACAGCAGCAAAAATCGTCAAGAGCTTGGGTTATACTGCCGTTTGTTCTCTTACACCGGGACAAACTGAGATTCTTGGTGCTTTAAATATCACCGCCGTTACAGGCGCGCCAGTTCAAGGTCAAGTAGAAAATGGCTATTTTCTCAAAGACGTGGAGAGTGGGGAGACAGTTTACTATGAGCCTCACTGGTTCCAGTCCGAGAAAGTTACAGCTCAATTTCAAGGTACGGTAGATGTAGCGATCGCCCCAATTATCGGACAGGTATTTCCACTGCTGGGACAGGTGATTATGGGATCGACAGAGGCAATGCATTTGATTCAAACTTTGCATCCCCGCGTTTTCGTTCCTACATCTTTAGGCGAGATCGAAGCTCGGGGAATTTTGCCGATGTTAATTCGATCGATTGGTAGTGTAGAAGAATTTAGCGATCGCTTAGCAGCTTCTGGCTTGAAAACTCAATTACTTCTACCTGCTGCTGGGGAAACTTTGGCGATCGAACCAATTAAATTGTAG